A window of Rosa rugosa chromosome 7, drRosRugo1.1, whole genome shotgun sequence genomic DNA:
CATCATATGAGTAATCTCCTAACTATTGTTTTTGACTTCTGACAAACGTACCCCTGGATAGGATTACAATGTAGTCTCGTTACTTCACATCATATGAGTAATCTCCTAACTATTGTTTTTGACTTCTGACAAACGTACCCCTGGATAAGATTACAATGTAGTCTCGTTACTTCACATCATATGAGTAATCTCCTAACTATTGTTTTTGACTTCTGACAAACGTACCCCTGGATAGGATTACAATGTAGTCGCCACTCCACTGAATGCAATTGAGACTAGATATGGAATTCTTATGGTTGACAAACATACCCCTGGATAAGATTAGAATCTAGTCTCCACTCCACTTAATGCAATTGAGACTAGATATGGAATTTTTATGGTTGATAATAACCGCTTGAAAGCATCCATGTAAAAAGAAGGAATTAATAACAATCTACAAGCTTCAACACAAATGCAGGTGAGCTTCATCTAGAACTGGAACAGTGTGGAAACCTGCTTGCACTTCCCTCCAGAACTTTTTTGAGAAGACATTACCCCCAAGAATTTAAATGTATCAATCTAATATCAATGCACTCAACTTAACCTAAACGCTTGATGACAAGCACCTAGAGAAAATGCAATGTCCTCAGCCCAAACACTTTAAGTCCTTAAAGCCTTTTATTACTTCTGTTTATTCTTGTTAAGCCTTCACATTATCCCACAATTACAGAACAGATACTTCCCTTACTTTCAATATAAGAAATACCGTGATGAACAGCTTTAATATGGGAAAGTGACCAGAAGTTCTACTTAGAAGATGTTATGATTTTAACACATAAATGTTTCAACTACAGGTTATAAAAAGGAGCACTAAACACAACTAATCAGCATATCATCATAAATTGATATATAAGGGACAAACTAATGCAAGTCCCTTCATTTGATTTTCGAAGGTTCAAAATCCATACCATTCCTTTCTCTAAACTGGATACTGGTAGCCCTAGTTCAGCAACAACTTCTGGTAGAGCCCGAGAAAGAGATTCACCCACAGTTAGCTTGATTTCTGAAGACCGACCATCTGCCAACACAATCTTATGGGGATAACTTCTCCCATTGACGTAGAGAAACTCTTCATGGGAACTGTCATCCTTTCCATATATATAAGCCAATGTAGATGATGTTATCCATGTAAAGAGTGCATTCCACATTGTTGCAAAAGGAGATAACTGGAATACATAAAAGATTGCATATTATTAGTATAAATCTATGAAAGAGAAATAAAATGAGAACAGTACCAAATTTAACCTCCCCTGCGcctcccaaaaacaaaaataactctTACAGTTAAATTGAAACCATCTGGTGGAGCATCAAACCAAGAATCCTCAGGGTTAAATAAATCATACTGTGAACTTTCGGGCTTTCTTGGCCACTTTGAAACAGCATGTTCTGGTTCAAGCATGTCAACATCCTCTGCAGACTCTTCTTCATCCACACTATCCTCTATGGAATCTTCTTCATACACATCATCCACTATGGACTCTTCTTCATCCACACCATCTGGACGTGGCAATATAATAATCCCGGCTTTTGACACTGGGAGTTGAGAGGACATAAAAAGAAGCACTTAACGTATTAAAACTAACCCATGAAgctaaaaatgaatttcacctATAACAAAGACTTAATCCATAAGATGACATACCAGCATCATTAGTATCAGATTCTCCAGTTGCAACAGCGCCGGCTGCCTGACTCAATGCTGATGCACAGGCTTCTGCCGACTCAAACCATTCATTATCTTGCAGGACTGAACTGCCTACCTCAGGAACATCTTTTGCCTCTTGCATTTCTCTAAcctcacaaatattttcactCTTAGTACTATCAATCGTCTTATCAACCCAATTAAAAGAGGAACCAGCTTCATTTGATGTAGAAGCTTTGTGCAAGCTGCCAAATGCAGCAGGATTTTCAATTCCATCTTCCATGTCTCTCACCTCACAAAGATTTCTCCTCCCGGTACTATCAATTTTTTCGTCAGCCCAAGTAACAGAGCGACTAAGTTTCTTTGTCCCTGAATGTTTAAGAGAAGACCTCAGTCTAGCCTCACTCGATTTCTCTGCCTTACCAACAAAGGATTCAtctttctcttcaatcttcaaccTAGACATACCTAAATCCCCAACATCCACCACACCCACTTCACTCTTATTAGGAGCAGCTGAGGTTTCCAACACACTAAATCCGCTCTCTGAATCTTTACCACCAACTTTTCCTTTTGATTCCTTTAACGTAGTATCAACACTATTCTCCGCTACAGTTGGTGGCATTTTGGACACactatattcatcacaagctaATAGTGTACTCATGAAGTCCATATCattcaaaattaattgtttcCCACCACCACTCGGCTTCGTATCTTTCCCTTTGGACCCTGTAACATGCATCCTTACTCACTTTCAGGAACAATGACAGAAAACAATAAGAACAAATAAAATCCTAGCAACCTCACAATGCATTAGACTAGAACTCAACATGCATACAATTCAAAATATTAACATAGTAGCAGATACAACACATTCAAGCCCATACCTTGTTTGCTCTTTTTCGAACCCAAAGGCTTCGAAACCCTATCTTTTTTTGGAACATATCCTTCAATGGCATTCGAAGGACCAACCCAGTCCTCCAATTTCCCACTATAAGTCTCACTcttttcttcaatcttcaaCTTAGAGATCCCCAAATCCCCAATCTCCTTCTTCCCTTGTTCATCTTTTTCCCCAAATTGCCCCAAAACCCTCTCGACCTTTCCGAAATCCAAGATATCACACCTCTCCTCGCTCAAGCTCTGAGCAAACGCCTTGCTATCGATCACGCACTTGGAGGAGCAGTAGAGCTTCGTCTCTCGGAGATCGTACACCTTGTGCTCCTTGAGCGAAATGCGATAGTGACCCTTGCGGGAACGGGAAGCTTCGGAAGGTAGGGCATTGGAGCAGAGAGGGTAGCCGCATAGGTCGGCGATGGATCGCTCCGTAACGACGTCGTTGTAGTCGGAGCGGGAGATTATGGAGCCGGCTAAGTAGAGGTGGTCTAGGGTTTTGACGCCGTCGAGGAGTGCCAGCTGCAGCTTGTACACTGCGTCGTTCACTGACTTCGATGGATTCTGATGCTTCTGCTTTTCCATTTTACAGAGGAATTGGTTTTTTCCAGATGATCGTGAATtgggggtttagggttttctgGGTTCTGGTAAATTGAATTGACTCCCAAACTGTTGGAGcacaaagagaaaataaagggaaattGAAATGCAGAAAGGAAAATAGCTAAAGCATCATTCATTCATAACCTGCCAGAAATGGCTAAGATAACAAAATATATAGGTAGGTGGCTGCACCAGCCATAGTCTAAACATAACAGCTGTCAAGCATAAGTCTAGGACCCAACTGAAGGTACAAAATGAAAATGGGCTGGTTACAGAATACAAAGGAAATGGGCTTGCAGTGATAAGGTCAGCTATTGTTGAGGACACCCTCAACAAGTGCCCCCCCCTTAAGATGGTTCATGTCCTCAGGAACTCAGGAAACCGTGCTGCAATGATATGAGCATCCTCCCAGGTTGCATCAGATTCTGGCATGCCAACCCATTGCACCAACCATGTTGTAATTTTGCGGCCTTTCTTGGTTCTAACCCCCATGTCCAGGACCTTGCTTGGTTTCCACAAAATATCACATTTCTCATCAAAGTGGGGTAGAGTGGAAGAAATAGGAATGCCATCCCCAATTCTTTTCTTCAGTAAGGAAACATGAAAGACCGGGTGCAATTTGGAATGAGCTGGTAAGGTGAGACGATAAGCAACAGGACCGATCTTGGCATTGATTTGAAATGGACCATAATACCTTGGAGAGAGTTTGTGTGTCGATCGTTTTGCCAACGATTGCTGTCGATATGGATGCAGCTTAAGAAAGACCCAATCCCCAACTTGATATGTTCGATCTGTCCGGCTTTGATCAGCGTACTGTTTCATTCTATTCTGGGCCACACACATGTGGGACTTGAGCCTTAATAGAAGCTGATCTCTGTTTTGTAGAGTAGTGTCAACAGCATGGAGTTTCGTGGTGCCAGGGATGTATTTGGACACAGATGGAGGGGACTTACCAAATAAGGCCTGGAAAGGAGTCATTTTTATTGTGGAATGGTATGTGGTGTTGTGCCACCACTGTGCCCAATGCAGGAGGTCCTTCCATGTGCTTGGCTTGTCGAAGACAAAACATCTGAGGTAATGTTCTAATGAACGATTGACAATTTCCGATTGACCGTCAGACTGTGGGTGATAGGCAGAGCTATGACACAAGTTTGTGCCTTGGAGTTTGAAGAACGATGTCCAGAATTGGCTAAGGAATATGGGGTCCCGATCACTTACTATCCGTTTTGGCATGCCATGGAGCTTGAAGATTTCCTTCAGAAATGTATCAGCTATCTGTGGAGCAGTAAATGGGTGGGAAATTGGTATGAAGTGTGCAAACTTCGATAATCGATCTACTACTACCATGATCGAGTTGTAACCGTGTGAGTTTGGCAGCCCTTCAACAAAGTCCATTGATATGTCTTCCCACACTTCCTCGGGTACAGGAAGAGGTTGCAGCAAGCCAGGGGGATGGATGGACTCATAATTCTGGCGTTGGCATTGATCACAAGATGAGACAAATAGCTTAACATCCTTCCTTATTCCTGGCCAGGCAAAATTTCGTGCAAGTCTGGCCAAAGTTCTTAGATACCCAGAATGTCCACCCTGCAGAGAAGCATGAAATTCTTGCAATATCTTTGAGCGCCATTCAGTTGTTGCCGGAACAAAAATGCGATCTTTATACATCAATCTACcattaaccaaagaaaaattCTTCTTGGTTGGAGTACCTGATTCCAATGCTTTGATGATTTGTTGGGACTCCGGATCATGGAGGCAAGCGCTATCGATCAATTGGATGCTGTCAAAGATTGGGGCTGACACCGTTTGTATTGCTAGCAGCTCATGTTGTCTCGAAAGCAGATCAGGGACAGTGTTCAAGTTTCCAGGCTTGTATTCAATGGTGTAATTATACCCCAACAGTTTGGCAACCCATTTATGCTGAGAAGGCGTCGAAATCCGCTGATCGAGTAAGTATTTCAAAGTTTGGTGGTCCGTTCGAATTGTAAACGAGTTACCCAGCAGATAGGGTCTCCATTTGTCAATAGCGAACATGACGGCCAGCATTTCGCGATCATAAGTTGGCAAGGCTTGTTGTTTAGTAGATAGAGGCTTACTGAGGAAGGCGATGGGATGTTTGCTCTGTGATAGCACCGCCCCCATTCCTTGAGAGCTGGCATCTGTCTCAATGATGAAAGGCCGTGTAAAGTCCGGTAATGCGAGAACAGGGGCTGAGGTAATGGCCTTTTTCAACTGCTCAAAGGCCTGTTCTGCTGCCTCAGACCATTTAAAAGCATCGGTTTTGAGCAAGCCGGTGAGAGGCTGAGCAATTATCCCAAAGTTCTTGACAAAGCGGCGGTAATACCCAGTAAGACCGAGGAAGCCACGTAACCCTTTGACAGTTTTGGGTCTGGGCCAATCAAGGATACACTGGACCTTGCCCGGATCCACAGATACACCCTGGTCAGAAACTAAATGGCCCAAGTATTGAACCTTGGGTTGAGCAAACTCACACTTTGACAATTTCACCTTGAGATTGTTAGCTCGCAAAATTGCAAAAACAGCTTCTAGATGCTGAAGATGAGTAGTTAAATCTGAGCTATAAATaagaatatcatcaaagaaAACGAGTACAAACTTACGGAGAAAGTGCTTGAAGATGTGGTTCATCAATGCTTGGAAAGTTGAAGGGGCATTAGTGAGCCCAAATGGCATAACGACGAACTCAAAATGCCCTTCATGTGTACGAAAAGCTGTTTTTGGAATGTCATCAGCGTGCATCCGTACTTGGTGGTACCCAGACTTAAGGTCAAGCTTGGAAAAGAATTGTGCTCCATGTAATTCGTCAAGCAACTCATCGACGACGGGAATCGGGAACTTATCCTTGACTGTGATTGCATTAAGACCTCTATAATCAACACAAAAACGCCATGtgccttctttctttttgacTAACAGCACCGGAGAAGAATAGGGGCTGGTACTGGGGCGGATGATACCTGCAGCAAGCATTTCTTGAACTTGGGCCTCAAGTTCGGCCTTCTGTGAATGTGGGTAGCGATAAGGTCGGACGTTGACCGGCCCACTATTTGGTAAGAGGTTAATCCGATGATCAAAGGGCCTAGCAGGAGGAAGCCCAGATGGGGGCTCGAACAGATCATTGTAGCGGTTAATGAGCTCATGGACACCATTGGGCCGAGGTGTGGAGTGGGCTTGGACGATATGTTGAGAGAAGCCTGATGTTGGATCCCACTGTTCTTTGTTCAACAAAGCGAGCAAATCAGTATTCTCCCTAACAAACTTTGGAGAAGTGATACCCTGAAGAGAATAGCTCTGGCCATCGACAATAAAGAACATGATCTTCTCTGCAAAGTGCCACCCAATGAACCCAAGTTTGTCAAGCCAAGGTACCCCGAGGACCAAATCACATCCTGCCACTGGCATCAGTAAGAAATCATCAGTAAATGAATAGTTTTGGATCTGCACCGTGACTCCCAGCACTTTCCCAGCTGGAATCAACGGCTCCCCGGAAGCGGAGGTGAACCGGAGCTCCGAATTAGCAGAGATGGGCAAACCCAAAGATTTAGCGATGGAAGGGTTTAGAAAATTCATCGCAGCTCCACAATCGACAAAAACTCTGATTGGGTGTCCCTGGATGGACCCATTCATTCGCATCATCTCGCCTGGCTTGGTTTCTGTAATGGCATGTAAGGGAAGAATTTGTTCTGTCTCCTGGTGATGAAGCAACTGTTCAATGAGCTCGGTGCTGCAATCATGGAATTCTTGAGGGTTTTCCTCGATGTGGGTAGCCTCTGGTGGATCCAATATGGCCAAAAATGGCTTTTTGCATATGTGGGTGGGGGAATAGGGTTCATCACAGGTGTAGCAGAGATTTTTTGCACGCCGCTCGCGCTGCTCGGCAGTGGACCAACGCCGAAAGGGCCTCTGAGTTGTCTGGGGAGGTGGCAGAGTGTTGTGGGGCTGTTGTGGTTGGGATGAGGGGTTAGTCAAATTGTTTTGGAGGGTAGTGGAATGGGAAGGACCATGGGTAGACCTCTGTGAAAGCGACCATTGGTGGGACCTGGACGTGCGGTGTGCAGCAGCGCGAATATCGCTGAGCTTGGCGTCGTAACGACGAGCAAGCCGTTGAGCATGCGACAAAGACCTCGGTTCCAAGGCCATTACATCATGGCGGATATCTGGTTTCAACCCACCGCAGAATACATGGAGAAGTTGGTCATCCGACCATTCCGGTGCCCGGCACGCGAGCTTGGTGAACTCCGTGATGTACGCGTCCGCCGAGCCCTGTTGCTGAATATGTGTGAGTTGAGCTTTATAGTCAGCGGTGCTCCCCAAACCAAAGTATTCGAGGAATTCCGGAACAAATTGCTCCCAAGAACAGTTTGGGTGGCGTTGCTCAAAGGCTGACATCCAAATTGAAGCGTCATGGCCAAAGTGAGAAGCCACCACAGCAACGCGGTCAAAGGGTGGAATACGCTGTACCCGAAGGTAACGCTCCGCCATAGTTAGCCAGCCCCCGACATCTTCCCCATTAAACTGCTGCAAATGGATCTTGGGTCGTTTGTAATGGGAGAAATCATGGGGAAATTGGTTGTTGGGTGCGAATCTGGTTAAAGGAAGGGAGGTGTTGGAGGATGAGTTGGAGTTGGTATAAGGTGGAGTGAACATGTGTGGGGGGAGTGACGTGATGGTGGAGTATGTGGGTGTGGAGGCCGAAAGGTTAGAGCTTGTGGAGGGGTGAGATGGTTGGGAGCAAGTGCTCTGTAGGGGTGGAGCGAAAGACAGAGGAGGTGGGTTAGATAACCCAAGGCCTGTCCATGTCGTTGTCATGGCGTCGAAGGAGCCAAACGGGATAGGAGTGGTGGAGGGAGTGGTGGTGGGGTTGGTGGTGGGAGGAGTGATGGGTGTGGTGGTGGGGGTAGTGACTGCTGTGGTAGAAGTGGATTGGTGGTTCTTTTGAAGGATGGAGGCGAGGACGGTGTTTTGCAAAGCTGAAAATTGGGCAGATAGTTGGTTCTGGAAGGAGAGTTGTTGGGAAACCTGTTGTTGAAGGGCCTCCATGGAGTGGTGGAGCTCCTCGTTTTGAATTTGCAGTACCTCCACAGAGTTGTGAATATCGGAGATGTGGGTTTCATTTTGTGGTGATTTGGGCTGGGAAGATGCAGAAGCGGCTGAGGACGAGGCAGGTTGTGGTGGTGGGTTAACAAGGACGGAGGAGAAGGGTATGGAAGGAGTTGGGTTTTGGAGTCCCCGGAGCGTCATGGCTTTGATACCAGTTGTTGGAGcacaaagagaaaataaagggaaattGAAATGCAGAAAGGAAAATAGCTAAAGCATCATTCATTCATAACCTGCCAGAAATGGCTAAGATAACAAAATATATAGGTAGGTGGCTGCACCAGCCATAGTCTAAACATAACAGCTGTCAAGCATAAGTCTAGGACCCAACTGAAGGTACAAAAcaaaccctctctctctctctctcaaagcgGAGGGGTTACTGTTCTGTTCATCGGTTTCGCGGGGTTATTATCCGTGGGTCGATGAAGGCTCGCAATAAGTCCGCtccggcccgttaaaaagcccgccTCGGTGG
This region includes:
- the LOC133720353 gene encoding putative RNA polymerase II subunit B1 CTD phosphatase RPAP2 homolog, with protein sequence MEKQKHQNPSKSVNDAVYKLQLALLDGVKTLDHLYLAGSIISRSDYNDVVTERSIADLCGYPLCSNALPSEASRSRKGHYRISLKEHKVYDLRETKLYCSSKCVIDSKAFAQSLSEERCDILDFGKVERVLGQFGEKDEQGKKEIGDLGISKLKIEEKSETYSGKLEDWVGPSNAIEGYVPKKDRVSKPLGSKKSKQGSKGKDTKPSGGGKQLILNDMDFMSTLLACDEYSVSKMPPTVAENSVDTTLKESKGKVGGKDSESGFSVLETSAAPNKSEVGVVDVGDLGMSRLKIEEKDESFVGKAEKSSEARLRSSLKHSGTKKLSRSVTWADEKIDSTGRRNLCEVRDMEDGIENPAAFGSLHKASTSNEAGSSFNWVDKTIDSTKSENICEVREMQEAKDVPEVGSSVLQDNEWFESAEACASALSQAAGAVATGESDTNDAVSKAGIIILPRPDGVDEEESIVDDVYEEDSIEDSVDEEESAEDVDMLEPEHAVSKWPRKPESSQYDLFNPEDSWFDAPPDGFNLTLSPFATMWNALFTWITSSTLAYIYGKDDSSHEEFLYVNGRSYPHKIVLADGRSSEIKLTVGESLSRALPEVVAELGLPVSSLEKGMGFMLNTMSFIEALPAFRMKQWQVIALLFIEGLSVCRIPALTSRMTNRRVLIQKVLDGARISVEEYEIMKDFLIPLGRAPQFSSQSGA